The following proteins are encoded in a genomic region of Sorangiineae bacterium MSr12523:
- a CDS encoding L,D-transpeptidase, with protein MMASASLVACAGTKDDAAPAPSSEEPAPAPAPPPVAEAADAGTALIGALYMQTPIMSEMAWQKEGGVRIGYVRQGQKVPVFAQPHPQENCKAGWYELVQGGFVCGKYASLDLNQPSFQKAGHPPDMQASMPYEYAYNLTNGTPLYRTPPSRETRLESEPWLLPKKEAPEDEAQVDTPDAGAPSDGGTPWYLRDYGGAKPQVTLDELRGGKGPIASRMVRGFFLSLDKDVTTDGGHWWKTQDGLYAPFERLVAYKPATDFHGIWLEGDGPTAVGVILSQKAKKYTVSANKKTVTAGASLPYHTVLRLTGASVTLDGARYDETSEGFWTKASEGTKTRAADPPKDLAPGEKWIDIDVTAQMLVAYEGDKPVFATAVSTGVIDKKDKTRDHHTVLGSFRVREKHISSTMDDDVPGVGPYSLQDVPWIMFFQGSYATHTAFWHNSFGRMRSHGCVNMAPQDAKALFMWSEPRLPEGWHGVLATAERPGTRIIVRE; from the coding sequence ATGATGGCGTCCGCATCGCTCGTAGCCTGCGCGGGCACGAAGGACGACGCGGCGCCGGCGCCCTCCTCGGAGGAACCCGCGCCCGCTCCTGCGCCGCCGCCCGTCGCCGAGGCGGCGGATGCCGGTACCGCCCTCATCGGTGCGCTCTACATGCAGACGCCGATCATGAGCGAGATGGCGTGGCAGAAAGAGGGCGGCGTCCGCATTGGCTACGTTCGGCAGGGGCAGAAGGTGCCGGTATTCGCCCAGCCGCACCCGCAAGAGAATTGCAAAGCAGGTTGGTACGAGCTCGTTCAAGGTGGATTCGTCTGCGGGAAATACGCATCTCTGGATCTGAATCAACCGAGCTTCCAAAAAGCAGGGCATCCGCCGGACATGCAAGCGTCGATGCCTTACGAGTACGCGTACAATCTTACCAACGGAACGCCGCTCTACCGCACGCCGCCTTCCCGTGAGACGCGGCTCGAGTCGGAGCCCTGGCTTTTGCCCAAGAAAGAAGCGCCGGAGGACGAAGCGCAAGTCGATACACCGGACGCAGGGGCTCCGTCCGACGGCGGAACGCCCTGGTACCTCCGCGATTACGGTGGCGCGAAACCGCAGGTCACCTTGGACGAATTGCGCGGGGGCAAAGGCCCTATTGCAAGCCGCATGGTGAGAGGCTTCTTCCTTTCGCTCGACAAGGATGTGACCACCGACGGGGGCCATTGGTGGAAAACGCAGGACGGTCTCTATGCGCCGTTCGAGCGGCTCGTCGCGTACAAGCCTGCCACGGACTTCCATGGCATCTGGCTCGAAGGCGACGGCCCCACGGCGGTGGGCGTGATCCTTTCGCAGAAGGCCAAGAAGTATACGGTTTCGGCGAACAAGAAGACGGTCACCGCGGGGGCTTCATTGCCGTACCACACGGTGCTCCGGCTGACGGGGGCGAGTGTGACCCTCGATGGCGCGCGCTACGACGAGACCTCGGAGGGCTTTTGGACCAAGGCCTCCGAGGGCACGAAGACCCGCGCCGCCGACCCACCGAAGGATCTCGCGCCCGGCGAGAAATGGATCGACATCGACGTCACCGCGCAGATGCTCGTGGCCTACGAGGGCGATAAACCGGTATTCGCCACGGCGGTGTCGACGGGGGTCATCGACAAGAAGGACAAGACACGCGACCACCACACCGTGCTCGGCTCATTCCGCGTTCGCGAAAAGCACATCTCGTCCACGATGGACGACGACGTCCCGGGCGTGGGCCCGTATTCGCTCCAAGACGTGCCCTGGATCATGTTCTTTCAAGGCAGCTACGCGACGCACACCGCGTTTTGGCACAATTCCTTCGGCCGCATGCGCAGCCACGGTTGCGTGAACATGGCCCCGCAGGACGCAAAAGCGCTTTTCATGTGGAGCGAACCCCGCCTGCCCGAGGGCTGGCATGGCGTCCTAGCCACCGCCGAACGCCCCGGCACACGCATCATCGTGCGCGAGTAG
- a CDS encoding ABC-2 family transporter protein, translating into MSLRNNVHALPTLLRIGFADAVAYRAEMLVWTLSATMPLIMLALWLAVASDAPMGRLGQPELIAYFLATFVVRQLTASWVCWKINSEVRDGTLAMRLLRPVHPLVAYAAENLAAIPLRGLLSLPVAIVALALLGTTPLPRDPVLWVLWAFSMAGAWLITLLANFAIGCLSLFMESSIRLMDVWFMLFLVFSGYLIPVELFPPAVRAIGDWMPFRYQLGLPVEIMTSAHDRATALTLVGQQWGIVALHLVFTALVWRRGLGRFAAFGG; encoded by the coding sequence GTGAGCCTCCGGAACAACGTCCACGCCCTGCCGACGTTGCTGCGCATCGGCTTCGCGGATGCGGTGGCGTACCGCGCAGAAATGCTCGTGTGGACGCTCTCCGCCACGATGCCGCTCATCATGTTGGCCCTCTGGCTCGCGGTGGCGAGCGACGCGCCCATGGGGCGCCTGGGGCAACCCGAGTTGATCGCCTATTTTCTGGCCACCTTCGTCGTGCGCCAGCTCACCGCTTCGTGGGTCTGTTGGAAGATCAATTCCGAAGTACGCGATGGCACCCTCGCCATGCGGCTCCTTCGCCCGGTGCATCCGCTGGTGGCGTATGCCGCCGAGAACCTCGCCGCCATTCCGCTGCGGGGCCTTCTTTCCCTGCCCGTGGCCATCGTCGCGCTGGCGTTGCTCGGTACGACGCCGCTTCCGCGTGATCCCGTCTTGTGGGTGCTCTGGGCATTCTCCATGGCGGGGGCGTGGCTCATCACCTTGCTCGCCAATTTCGCCATTGGGTGCCTCTCGCTATTCATGGAGAGCAGCATCCGCCTCATGGACGTGTGGTTCATGCTGTTTCTCGTGTTCAGCGGATACCTCATTCCGGTGGAATTGTTCCCACCCGCGGTGCGCGCCATTGGAGATTGGATGCCCTTTCGTTATCAACTGGGCCTGCCGGTGGAAATCATGACCAGCGCGCACGACCGCGCGACGGCCTTGACCCTGGTCGGCCAGCAATGGGGGATTGTGGCGCTGCATCTCGTTTTCACCGCGCTGGTTTGGCGCCGTGGACTCGGTCGGTTCGCGGCGTTCGGCGGGTGA
- the treZ gene encoding malto-oligosyltrehalose trehalohydrolase translates to MHEEALPLGSIVEEYGTRFRAWVTTSEACAVRLYGEDGRAVATHAMTRSPSSEAGYFEAFLEGVGPGALYKFVVGGRELPDPYARFLPRGVHGPAMVTASGHAWKHGEGITRPLEEQVLYEVHVGTFTKEGTYDAARARLPELVELGVTTVELMPLAAFPGARNWGYDGVALYAPFAGYGTPDDLRRFIDEAHGLGLGVFLDVVYNHFGPAGNYLAQYCPKYFTKDADTPWGEAPNFAFAPMRRYVVDNARYWLSEFRFDGLRLDATQAIHDPSAYPILRELSDRVAELAPRKILIGEDDRNDPALMRELGLDAVWTDDFHHQVHATLTGERDGYYRAYEPGLRGIADTISGGWLYQGAMYQPTGKPRGKSDDGLPARSFVYYIQNHDQVGNRGLGDRLSDTISLDAYCAVSMLFLLLPMTPLLFMGQEWAASTPFLYFTDHEAALGRAITKGRREEFKTFEAFSDPAAAAAIPDPQKVDTFERSCLRWEERGEEPHARVHRLYRELLAMRRTDRVFRQGARERLTAEVRNGLLVVRQWLGADVRVLLVNFANDAVNAIDAIDAKGAGESIAGLRPVASSGAPWTEGRVPAHTAILFGSS, encoded by the coding sequence ATGCATGAAGAGGCGCTCCCGCTCGGTTCGATCGTCGAAGAATATGGCACACGCTTTCGGGCTTGGGTAACCACGTCGGAGGCGTGCGCGGTGCGCCTTTACGGCGAGGACGGCCGGGCCGTCGCCACGCACGCCATGACGCGCTCGCCCTCATCGGAGGCGGGCTATTTCGAAGCGTTCCTCGAGGGCGTCGGGCCCGGGGCGCTGTACAAGTTCGTCGTTGGCGGGCGCGAGCTTCCCGATCCCTATGCGCGCTTTCTACCGCGCGGCGTGCACGGGCCGGCGATGGTCACGGCATCGGGCCACGCCTGGAAGCATGGAGAGGGCATCACGCGCCCGCTCGAGGAGCAGGTTCTCTACGAAGTGCACGTGGGAACCTTCACCAAGGAGGGCACCTACGATGCGGCGCGCGCGCGCTTGCCCGAGCTCGTGGAGCTGGGCGTCACCACCGTGGAGCTCATGCCCCTGGCCGCGTTTCCGGGGGCGCGCAATTGGGGATACGACGGCGTCGCGCTCTACGCGCCATTCGCGGGGTACGGCACCCCCGACGATTTGCGCCGGTTCATCGACGAAGCCCACGGCCTGGGGCTCGGCGTGTTTCTCGACGTCGTTTACAATCATTTCGGTCCGGCGGGGAATTACCTCGCGCAATACTGCCCCAAGTATTTCACCAAAGATGCCGATACGCCCTGGGGCGAGGCGCCCAATTTTGCCTTTGCACCGATGCGGCGCTACGTCGTGGACAATGCGCGCTATTGGCTGAGCGAATTTCGCTTCGATGGCCTGCGCCTGGACGCGACGCAGGCGATTCACGATCCGAGCGCGTATCCCATTTTGCGCGAGCTCTCCGACCGCGTCGCCGAGCTCGCGCCGCGCAAGATCCTCATCGGCGAGGACGACCGGAACGATCCGGCGTTGATGCGCGAGCTCGGGCTCGATGCCGTTTGGACCGACGATTTCCACCACCAGGTCCATGCCACCCTGACCGGCGAACGCGATGGCTATTACCGCGCCTACGAACCGGGCCTGCGCGGCATCGCCGACACCATTTCCGGTGGATGGCTCTACCAGGGCGCGATGTACCAGCCCACGGGCAAACCGCGAGGCAAGAGCGATGACGGATTGCCCGCGCGCTCCTTCGTTTATTACATTCAGAACCACGATCAAGTCGGCAATCGTGGATTGGGCGATCGTCTATCCGATACGATATCGCTGGATGCCTATTGTGCGGTATCCATGCTGTTTTTGCTCTTGCCGATGACGCCACTTCTCTTCATGGGGCAAGAGTGGGCGGCGTCGACGCCCTTCCTGTATTTCACCGACCACGAGGCCGCCCTCGGGCGGGCCATCACCAAAGGGCGCCGGGAGGAGTTCAAGACATTCGAGGCGTTCTCCGATCCGGCGGCGGCCGCCGCGATTCCGGATCCGCAGAAGGTGGACACCTTCGAGCGATCGTGCCTTCGGTGGGAGGAGCGCGGCGAGGAGCCTCACGCGCGCGTGCACCGGCTTTACCGTGAGTTGCTCGCGATGCGGCGCACGGATCGCGTGTTTCGGCAGGGCGCGCGGGAAAGATTGACCGCCGAGGTGCGCAACGGTCTGCTCGTGGTGCGGCAATGGCTCGGGGCCGACGTGCGGGTGCTGCTGGTGAACTTCGCGAACGACGCGGTCAACGCGATCGACGCGATCGACGCGAAGGGTGCGGGCGAGTCGATCGCGGGACTCCGTCCCGTGGCAAGCAGCGGCGCGCCATGGACCGAGGGGCGCGTGCCCGCGCACACGGCTATCTTGTTCGGGTCTTCATGA
- a CDS encoding LysR family transcriptional regulator — protein MKPISETFIDVRRLAILREIHERRTVVATAAAVHLTPSAVSQQIAALSRELGVPLLTRRGRGVHLTPQALLLLDHAAVLLRQMERARTELESFNGAEPGPMTIGAFGTAIVNLVAPALMRSKRLPRCVVREVEAPECFGELDTGSLDVVITVDYQEGPCHRNSRYVRRDLLRDPFFAVLPKSHPLAKRRAIPLRKLAEEPWVMGADDGPCGEVAKAACTASGFRPDIQHRVNDYQAAVALVAANAGVSLVPGLALAGSALANVAVRPIAGSAPSRSIYAAVRDGSERSPALAAILDALTAAAMR, from the coding sequence ATGAAACCCATTAGCGAAACCTTCATCGATGTGCGCCGCCTGGCCATCCTCCGCGAGATCCACGAACGGCGCACGGTCGTGGCCACGGCGGCCGCCGTGCACCTCACACCGTCGGCGGTCTCGCAACAGATTGCCGCCTTGTCGCGCGAGCTCGGCGTGCCGTTGCTCACCCGGCGCGGACGAGGGGTTCACCTCACGCCGCAAGCCCTACTTCTCTTGGATCATGCGGCGGTGCTGCTGCGGCAGATGGAGCGCGCCCGCACGGAGCTCGAATCTTTCAACGGCGCAGAGCCGGGGCCCATGACCATCGGCGCGTTCGGGACCGCCATCGTCAACCTCGTGGCACCGGCGTTGATGCGCTCCAAGCGACTACCGCGATGCGTGGTGCGCGAGGTGGAGGCGCCCGAATGCTTCGGCGAACTCGATACGGGCAGCCTCGACGTGGTGATTACCGTGGATTATCAAGAAGGCCCCTGTCATCGAAATTCTCGATATGTGCGGCGCGACCTGTTGCGCGATCCCTTTTTCGCGGTGCTGCCCAAATCGCACCCATTGGCAAAGCGGCGTGCGATCCCGCTGCGCAAGCTCGCCGAGGAGCCGTGGGTGATGGGCGCCGACGACGGACCTTGCGGCGAGGTGGCAAAGGCTGCGTGCACGGCGTCCGGGTTTCGCCCGGACATCCAGCATCGTGTCAACGATTACCAAGCCGCCGTGGCCTTGGTCGCGGCCAACGCCGGAGTCTCGCTGGTCCCCGGCTTGGCGCTCGCGGGCAGCGCCCTCGCCAACGTCGCCGTCCGGCCCATCGCCGGCTCTGCACCGAGCCGCAGCATCTACGCAGCCGTGCGCGATGGCAGCGAGCGCTCACCTGCACTCGCCGCCATTCTGGATGCGCTCACCGCGGCCGCCATGCGGTAA
- a CDS encoding ATP-binding cassette domain-containing protein, which produces MISVRGLRKIYRVHKRAAGLKAAALSLFRRQYTEVAAVDGISFEIAAGERVGFLGPNGAGKTTTLKVLSGLLHPSGGQVSVGGREPRKREDAFLKSIMLVLGQKQQLLWDLPPSETFELNRAIYQVPRDEYARTLAELVELLEIGDLIGRPSRQLSLGERMKCELAAALIHHPKVLFLDEPTIGLDVSMQTTIRRFIKDYNERYGATLILTSHYMDDVAALCPRVIVIDKGRISFDGKLEELVRRIRPDKRVVLRLGGHVDVGRLSAVGTVVRHGNGEAVLQVGHEDVSRTVAHALSALPVKDLTVEDAPLEEVMRELFEQNRAMTARKDGGEPLS; this is translated from the coding sequence ATGATTTCCGTCCGTGGCCTTCGAAAGATTTACAGGGTGCACAAGCGTGCGGCAGGCCTCAAAGCTGCGGCGCTTTCGCTCTTTCGAAGGCAATACACCGAGGTGGCCGCCGTGGATGGCATCTCGTTCGAGATCGCGGCTGGCGAGCGCGTCGGTTTTCTGGGCCCCAATGGTGCGGGAAAAACGACGACCCTCAAGGTGCTCTCGGGGCTTTTGCACCCGAGCGGCGGTCAGGTCTCCGTCGGTGGGCGCGAGCCGCGCAAGCGGGAGGATGCGTTTCTCAAGAGCATCATGCTCGTGCTGGGGCAGAAGCAGCAGCTGCTCTGGGATCTGCCACCGTCGGAGACGTTCGAGCTCAATCGCGCCATCTACCAAGTGCCGCGCGACGAGTACGCGCGCACCCTGGCCGAGCTGGTCGAGCTTCTCGAAATCGGTGACCTGATCGGGCGACCCTCGCGTCAGCTTTCGCTGGGCGAGCGCATGAAATGCGAGCTCGCCGCCGCGCTGATTCACCACCCCAAAGTGCTCTTTTTGGACGAGCCCACCATCGGCCTCGATGTGTCGATGCAGACCACGATCCGGCGCTTCATCAAAGACTACAATGAGCGCTACGGGGCCACGCTGATTCTGACGAGCCACTACATGGATGACGTCGCGGCGCTCTGCCCGAGGGTCATCGTCATCGACAAGGGGCGCATCTCCTTCGACGGCAAGCTGGAAGAGTTGGTGCGCCGCATCCGCCCGGACAAGAGGGTCGTGCTGCGGCTCGGCGGCCATGTCGATGTCGGCAGGCTCTCCGCGGTGGGCACGGTGGTGCGTCATGGCAATGGTGAAGCTGTGTTGCAGGTCGGCCACGAGGACGTGAGCCGCACGGTGGCCCATGCATTGTCGGCGTTGCCGGTGAAGGATTTGACCGTCGAGGATGCGCCGCTCGAGGAGGTCATGCGCGAGCTCTTCGAACAGAATCGCGCCATGACGGCCCGAAAGGACGGAGGGGAACCTCTGTCGTGA
- a CDS encoding glutamate-cysteine ligase family protein, with product MTLSYEQLLEPFVRAMKPEPMWRVGIESEKFGIDAETLAPLPYEGERGVLAVLSSLARHFGFSPVREHPDGPLLALSRDGESITLEPGGQLELSGAPMADLHRVADEVARHGKELRAVSEELGIRWLGVGFHPLASTTELPWVPKARYPIMREYLPQRGTRALDMMRRTCTVQANFDYASDEDAMRKLRVALKLSPIVTAMFANSPFVEGRKGGVRSERARVWLSVDPDRQGLLPALWDEKSRIRDYVEWALDVPMFLFKRGGKVIANTGQTFRSFWREGHSIYGATLADWEMHLNTLFPEVRLKRTIEVRGADSVSSREVCALPALWTGILYDQKALGQAEELSADWTYPRMENLRRAVARDGLGASFFGRHKVRDVALQLFAIAEGGLRRRGCPGKNGADETILLAPLADLVGSGRCPADRMLEGFDEGSPVELGQTVSRQIALRAEY from the coding sequence ATGACACTTTCGTATGAGCAACTGCTCGAGCCTTTCGTTCGAGCGATGAAGCCCGAGCCAATGTGGCGAGTGGGTATCGAAAGCGAGAAATTCGGGATCGACGCGGAGACCCTCGCGCCGCTCCCTTACGAAGGAGAACGGGGCGTCCTCGCCGTTCTTTCATCGCTCGCGCGGCATTTCGGTTTTTCGCCGGTACGCGAGCATCCCGACGGGCCTCTCCTCGCGCTTTCCCGCGACGGGGAGTCCATTACGCTGGAACCGGGGGGCCAATTGGAGCTCTCCGGTGCACCCATGGCGGATCTCCATCGCGTGGCCGACGAGGTCGCGCGACATGGGAAGGAGCTTCGCGCGGTATCGGAGGAGCTCGGAATACGGTGGCTCGGCGTCGGATTTCACCCGCTGGCGAGCACCACAGAGTTGCCGTGGGTTCCCAAGGCGCGCTACCCGATCATGCGCGAGTACTTACCGCAACGCGGCACCCGCGCACTGGACATGATGCGCCGCACGTGCACCGTGCAAGCGAACTTCGACTACGCCTCGGACGAGGACGCAATGCGGAAGCTGCGGGTGGCCCTGAAGCTATCCCCCATCGTCACGGCCATGTTCGCCAACTCGCCCTTCGTCGAGGGTCGAAAAGGAGGAGTGCGCAGCGAACGGGCGCGCGTCTGGCTATCGGTCGATCCGGACCGGCAGGGCCTGTTGCCGGCACTTTGGGACGAGAAATCGCGCATTCGCGACTATGTGGAGTGGGCCCTCGACGTTCCCATGTTCCTTTTCAAACGCGGCGGCAAGGTCATCGCCAACACGGGGCAGACCTTTCGGAGCTTCTGGCGGGAGGGGCATTCTATCTACGGGGCCACGCTCGCGGACTGGGAAATGCACTTGAACACGCTTTTTCCGGAAGTCCGTTTGAAACGTACCATCGAGGTTCGCGGGGCCGACTCCGTGTCATCGCGGGAAGTCTGTGCACTGCCCGCTCTCTGGACCGGCATTCTCTACGATCAAAAGGCACTGGGCCAGGCCGAGGAACTCAGTGCCGACTGGACCTACCCGCGGATGGAGAATCTACGCCGGGCCGTCGCCCGCGACGGGCTCGGGGCCTCGTTTTTCGGCAGGCATAAGGTGCGCGATGTCGCACTGCAGTTGTTCGCCATCGCAGAAGGCGGCCTCCGGAGGCGGGGTTGCCCAGGCAAAAACGGTGCGGACGAGACCATCTTGCTGGCCCCCCTCGCCGACCTTGTCGGAAGCGGTCGCTGCCCGGCGGATCGTATGCTGGAAGGCTTCGACGAGGGAAGTCCCGTCGAACTTGGTCAGACCGTTTCGCGCCAGATCGCACTTCGTGCTGAGTATTGA
- a CDS encoding MarR family transcriptional regulator, protein MPKHSRNTVRLEDSFAYHIYRCARLLRYRFTQYTASLGVEVSQEQFFILHKLGQRPGQSQIELGDELFSDRPNLTRMIATMERNGWLRREADPNDARKLRVSLTSQGAAVLGRIEAGVMDERKRLFSKLTKGDLAELVRIVSQIEENISAES, encoded by the coding sequence ATGCCGAAGCACTCGCGAAACACCGTGCGCCTGGAAGACTCGTTCGCTTACCACATCTATCGGTGCGCCCGCCTGCTCCGCTATCGATTCACGCAGTACACGGCGAGCCTCGGCGTGGAAGTGAGCCAGGAGCAATTCTTCATCCTGCACAAACTCGGTCAGCGACCAGGACAGTCGCAGATCGAACTGGGCGACGAGCTCTTCTCGGATCGGCCCAATCTCACGCGCATGATTGCCACCATGGAACGCAACGGCTGGTTGCGGCGCGAGGCCGACCCGAACGACGCACGCAAGCTGCGCGTCTCGCTCACGTCGCAGGGTGCCGCGGTGCTCGGCCGCATCGAGGCTGGCGTGATGGACGAGCGCAAACGCCTCTTCTCGAAGTTGACCAAGGGCGATCTCGCGGAGCTCGTGCGCATCGTTTCGCAAATCGAGGAGAACATCTCCGCGGAGTCCTGA
- a CDS encoding ABC-2 family transporter protein, translating to MTLIRYLRLLGVQLRASALMAMQYRVDFALDGLIEIFWGFTAIIPLFVVYSARESVAGWNFGESLLVVGWFTLLTGVLEGAVSPALTTVVEHIRKGTLDFVLIKPADAQFLVCTARLLPWRAVNVVTALVVFGYAFRLLGRTPTFGAIAMSLALLWASTAVLFSLGILTVSAAFYVVRIDNLMHLFISIFDAARWPSAVFRGAIRFIFTFVIPLALMTTYPAQALLGTLPVSTFVLSLLGAAIFVGLSRLVWLRALGKYTSAS from the coding sequence GTGACCTTGATTCGATATTTGCGTCTCCTCGGGGTTCAGTTGCGCGCGTCGGCATTGATGGCCATGCAATACCGCGTCGACTTCGCGCTCGATGGCTTGATTGAGATCTTTTGGGGCTTCACCGCCATCATTCCGCTCTTCGTCGTGTATTCGGCGCGCGAGTCCGTCGCCGGGTGGAACTTCGGTGAGTCGCTCCTCGTCGTCGGCTGGTTCACCTTGCTGACCGGCGTGCTCGAAGGCGCCGTCAGCCCCGCCCTGACCACGGTGGTCGAACATATCCGCAAGGGCACGCTCGACTTCGTGCTCATCAAGCCCGCCGATGCGCAGTTCCTCGTATGCACGGCGCGATTGCTTCCCTGGCGCGCCGTCAACGTCGTCACGGCGCTGGTTGTCTTCGGCTACGCGTTCCGCCTGCTCGGCCGCACGCCCACGTTCGGCGCCATTGCCATGTCGTTGGCGCTCTTGTGGGCCTCCACCGCGGTGCTTTTCTCGTTGGGGATCCTCACGGTGAGCGCAGCGTTTTACGTGGTTCGCATCGACAATTTGATGCACCTCTTCATTTCCATTTTCGATGCAGCGCGTTGGCCGTCGGCGGTATTTCGCGGGGCGATTCGCTTCATTTTCACCTTCGTCATTCCCCTCGCGCTCATGACGACGTACCCCGCGCAGGCACTCTTGGGCACCCTGCCCGTGTCCACCTTCGTGCTTTCGCTCCTCGGCGCGGCCATCTTCGTCGGGCTATCGCGCCTGGTCTGGCTACGGGCCCTCGGCAAGTACACATCCGCAAGCTAA
- a CDS encoding fatty acid desaturase family protein, giving the protein MFRAKDVLSNDEIRALTARSDAAGFWAVGSTWAIIALTFAVLARWPHPVTFVLALVVLGGRQLALSILMHEAAHRSLFARRMFNDVLTDWLCARPVWNDVARYRKHHAMHHAHTGTDADPDRSLADPFPVSRRSLARKFARDLVGITAVKRIIGLVLMDLEVLDYTVAANVTRRPRNGRRFIDYAKAGLRNAGGMLLTNAAMAGVLAATGHLWLYSAWVVAYFTTYSLFLRIRSLAEHACTERGDDPFRNTRTTRAGLLARLTVAPCHVNYHIEHHLLVAVPYYRLPKLHRLLRARGAIGEPVPNYTAVLGIVTAP; this is encoded by the coding sequence ATGTTCAGGGCCAAAGACGTCCTCTCCAACGACGAGATTCGCGCACTCACGGCGCGGTCCGATGCCGCGGGCTTTTGGGCCGTGGGTTCGACGTGGGCCATCATCGCGCTGACGTTCGCGGTGCTCGCGCGCTGGCCGCATCCCGTAACCTTCGTGCTCGCGCTGGTCGTGTTGGGCGGTCGGCAGCTCGCGCTATCCATCCTGATGCACGAGGCGGCGCATCGTTCGCTGTTTGCACGCCGCATGTTCAATGACGTGCTCACGGACTGGCTCTGCGCACGCCCCGTGTGGAACGACGTCGCGCGCTACCGCAAGCACCACGCGATGCACCATGCCCATACGGGTACGGATGCCGATCCGGATCGGAGCCTCGCGGATCCCTTTCCGGTGTCGCGCCGCTCGCTCGCGCGGAAGTTCGCCCGCGATTTGGTGGGCATTACCGCGGTCAAGCGCATCATCGGTCTCGTGCTGATGGATCTCGAGGTACTCGACTACACCGTGGCCGCGAATGTGACGCGGCGGCCTCGCAATGGGCGTCGCTTCATCGATTATGCGAAGGCCGGTTTGCGCAATGCCGGGGGCATGCTGCTCACGAACGCCGCAATGGCCGGGGTGCTGGCGGCGACCGGCCATCTCTGGCTTTATTCGGCGTGGGTCGTTGCGTACTTCACCACGTACAGCCTCTTTTTGCGCATTCGTTCGCTTGCCGAGCACGCCTGCACCGAGCGCGGGGACGACCCTTTCCGCAACACGCGAACGACGCGCGCGGGCCTTCTCGCGAGGCTCACCGTGGCGCCGTGCCATGTGAATTACCATATCGAGCATCATCTCTTGGTCGCGGTGCCCTATTACCGATTGCCCAAGCTGCATCGTTTGCTGCGCGCCCGCGGCGCCATCGGTGAGCCGGTGCCGAACTACACCGCGGTGCTCGGCATCGTTACCGCGCCTTGA